In Bradyrhizobium guangxiense, the following are encoded in one genomic region:
- a CDS encoding recombinase family protein, which translates to MTSRTSQKRRARPFASSFERADPGRSAVRKVRCAVYTRKSSEEGLDMDFNSLDAQRESCDAYIVSQRAEGWTAVSDRYDDGGFSGGTLERPALKRLLAAVQAGKLDVIVVYKIDRLSRSMLDFLNLVELFERYGVTFVSVTQSFNTKDAMGRMALNILVTFAQFERELIGERIRDKVAASRKRGKWMGGWTPLGYEVRDRKLLVHQTDAERVRAIFRRFVQLKSATLLARELITADERTRYGHLIDKTLLYRILRNRVYLGEAVHKGTAYPGEHEAIIDRKLWDQAHSILKESPRKRANNSRAQTPALLKGLLFGPDGAAMSPTHTRKSGRLYRYYISQTAMKQGRSDCPVKLVPAAELERIIIDQVRLLLQTPEVIVQTWRALRKQAAEVSEGEVRTALLGFDELWDELFPAEQSRIVQLLVERIDMHAERMDITLNVQGLTSLSAEMQPQPFQQAAE; encoded by the coding sequence ATGACCTCCCGTACCTCACAAAAGCGGCGCGCCCGCCCATTTGCCAGCTCTTTCGAGCGGGCAGATCCCGGCCGCTCCGCGGTCCGCAAAGTCCGCTGCGCGGTGTACACCCGCAAATCCAGCGAAGAAGGCCTCGACATGGACTTCAACTCGCTCGATGCGCAGAGGGAGTCTTGTGATGCTTACATCGTGAGCCAGCGAGCGGAGGGATGGACGGCGGTTTCCGATCGCTACGATGATGGCGGCTTCTCGGGTGGCACCCTCGAGCGACCGGCCCTGAAGCGCCTCCTTGCTGCTGTCCAAGCCGGCAAGCTCGATGTGATCGTGGTCTACAAAATTGACCGCCTTTCGCGGTCGATGCTCGACTTCTTGAATCTCGTAGAACTGTTCGAACGTTATGGCGTGACCTTCGTCTCCGTCACCCAGTCATTCAATACCAAGGATGCCATGGGCCGAATGGCGCTGAACATCCTGGTGACCTTCGCTCAGTTTGAGCGCGAGCTGATCGGGGAGCGCATTCGCGACAAGGTCGCGGCCTCTCGCAAGCGCGGCAAATGGATGGGTGGCTGGACGCCGCTCGGCTATGAAGTTCGTGACCGCAAATTGCTGGTTCACCAGACCGACGCCGAACGGGTACGAGCCATCTTCCGGCGTTTTGTGCAGCTTAAATCTGCAACCCTTCTGGCTCGAGAGCTTATCACTGCCGACGAGCGCACCCGGTATGGTCACCTCATAGATAAGACTCTTCTGTATAGAATTCTCCGTAATCGGGTCTACCTCGGAGAGGCAGTTCACAAAGGCACCGCTTACCCTGGAGAGCATGAGGCGATCATCGATCGCAAGCTCTGGGATCAGGCGCACAGCATTCTCAAGGAAAGCCCCCGCAAGCGCGCAAACAACAGCCGCGCTCAAACTCCTGCGCTGCTGAAAGGCTTGCTGTTCGGTCCTGATGGCGCGGCGATGTCGCCAACGCACACTCGCAAATCCGGCCGCCTCTATCGCTATTACATCAGCCAGACTGCGATGAAGCAGGGCAGATCAGACTGCCCCGTGAAGTTGGTACCCGCCGCCGAGTTAGAGCGCATCATCATCGACCAGGTTCGTCTGCTGCTACAAACTCCGGAGGTCATCGTCCAAACCTGGCGCGCGCTGCGCAAGCAGGCGGCTGAGGTCAGTGAGGGTGAGGTGCGGACCGCGCTGCTTGGCTTCGACGAACTCTGGGACGAACTGTTTCCGGCGGAACAGTCGCGCATCGTTCAGCTGCTTGTCGAGCGTATCGACATGCATGCCGAGCGGATGGACATCACACTGAATGTCCAAGGCTTAACCTCGCTCTCCGCGGAAATGCAGCCCCAACCCTTCCAGCAGGCAGCCGAATGA
- a CDS encoding ChrR family anti-sigma-E factor yields MTISHHPPEDLLADFAAGKLEEAHQLVVGVHVTGCARCARFVQAIEQLAGAALEDVEPVPLAPDAFHRVMSRIHNAPKQTATPIFAPDTNQELPPALRKYRLGKRRRVAPGLSMRPIELSSSGTARAFLLRSAPGSRMLEHTHTGTELTLVLEGSFSHEGGRFGPGDFDYGDDEIDHRPIVSDEGPCLCLVAMTGDLRMNGFLGRLIGPFVRL; encoded by the coding sequence ATGACAATCAGCCATCATCCGCCGGAAGATCTTCTGGCCGATTTCGCGGCCGGCAAGCTGGAAGAGGCCCATCAGCTGGTCGTCGGGGTGCATGTGACCGGCTGTGCCCGCTGCGCCCGCTTCGTGCAGGCGATCGAGCAACTTGCAGGTGCCGCGCTGGAGGATGTCGAGCCGGTGCCGCTCGCACCGGATGCATTCCACCGCGTAATGTCGCGCATTCACAACGCTCCGAAGCAGACTGCCACGCCCATCTTTGCGCCCGACACGAATCAGGAACTTCCACCGGCGCTAAGAAAATACCGACTTGGTAAGCGTCGGCGGGTCGCGCCGGGTCTCAGCATGCGGCCGATCGAGCTTTCCAGTTCGGGCACCGCGCGTGCTTTCCTGCTTCGGTCAGCGCCGGGTTCGCGCATGCTTGAGCACACTCACACCGGCACCGAGCTGACGCTCGTGCTTGAGGGTAGCTTCAGCCACGAAGGCGGGCGCTTTGGTCCTGGTGATTTCGACTATGGCGACGACGAAATCGATCACCGTCCGATCGTTAGCGACGAAGGCCCTTGCCTCTGCCTGGTCGCGATGACCGGCGACCTGCGTATGAACGGCTTCCTCGGCCGGCTGATCGGCCCGTTCGTACGGCTCTGA
- a CDS encoding phage terminase small subunit P27 family, producing the protein MRGRRPKPTRIKALTGNPGKRPLNVHEPRPEPALPECPPQLNSVARREWARLTGELSKLGLITHLDRGALATYCGAYAMWAEAMEQIQKFGTMVKSPTGYPIQSPYLAIANRQAEIMMRIASEFGFTPASRSRIVTPPLDQLPLFDGLDAEDEDASDAL; encoded by the coding sequence ATGCGTGGCCGTCGTCCAAAACCAACGAGGATCAAGGCTTTGACGGGTAACCCGGGGAAACGCCCTCTCAATGTGCACGAGCCGCGGCCCGAACCCGCGCTACCTGAGTGCCCGCCGCAACTCAATTCGGTTGCCAGGCGGGAATGGGCGCGGCTGACCGGGGAGCTTTCTAAGCTCGGCCTCATAACGCACCTCGATCGCGGCGCCCTAGCTACCTATTGCGGCGCCTATGCGATGTGGGCAGAAGCCATGGAGCAAATCCAAAAGTTCGGTACGATGGTCAAATCACCAACAGGATACCCGATACAGTCGCCCTACCTGGCAATCGCCAATCGACAGGCGGAAATCATGATGCGCATCGCGTCGGAGTTCGGTTTCACGCCTGCAAGCCGCAGTCGGATCGTGACGCCTCCGCTAGATCAACTGCCGCTCTTCGACGGATTAGATGCCGAAGACGAAGATGCTAGCGACGCCTTATGA
- a CDS encoding RNA polymerase sigma factor — MACSSLPGQAHSEMLSGLLARISAGETHAFAELHTITRGKLRRIALAVGAAPHDVDDILQEGFLKIWRNAARFDSERASAMTWMSAIVRHTAIDHLRTRRQPSVELDEALTVPSLAGPSPTEDFDYVSAEPIALGALARLPEDRRRLVALAYLEGESRASLSRRFNVPVGTIKTWLHRTILAVRKDCLSASVAS, encoded by the coding sequence ATGGCCTGTTCGAGCCTGCCAGGACAGGCGCATAGCGAGATGCTGTCCGGATTACTGGCACGAATCTCCGCGGGCGAGACACATGCCTTCGCAGAGCTTCATACGATCACACGCGGTAAGCTGCGCAGGATTGCGCTGGCCGTTGGAGCCGCCCCGCACGACGTCGATGATATCCTGCAGGAGGGCTTCCTGAAGATCTGGCGCAATGCCGCTCGGTTTGATTCCGAGCGGGCATCGGCCATGACCTGGATGTCTGCGATCGTCCGGCATACCGCGATCGATCATTTGAGAACCAGACGACAGCCGAGCGTCGAACTGGACGAGGCGCTGACAGTCCCATCATTGGCCGGGCCGTCGCCGACTGAGGATTTTGATTACGTCAGCGCCGAACCAATCGCCCTTGGAGCCTTGGCCCGCTTGCCGGAAGACCGCCGCAGGCTGGTCGCACTGGCCTATCTCGAAGGCGAGAGCCGCGCGAGCTTGTCTCGGCGCTTCAATGTGCCGGTGGGCACCATCAAGACGTGGCTGCATCGAACCATTTTGGCGGTGCGCAAGGATTGCCTCAGCGCATCCGTCGCAAGCTGA
- a CDS encoding sigma-70 family RNA polymerase sigma factor, with protein sequence MDWADLIGRVASVGDGEAFRLLFEHFAPRIKGLMLKGGCSPDEAEEIAQSTMIAVWRKAHQFDPATAGAPAWIFTIARNLRIDLFRHRARAERLGTSAELPDAPDQAEGADILISRGQDAARIASAIKQLSAEQSTVVRLSFIEERPHPEIASALGIPLGTVKSRIRLAMNRLRDILDEEA encoded by the coding sequence GTGGACTGGGCTGATTTGATCGGACGCGTCGCCTCTGTCGGCGACGGGGAGGCTTTCAGGCTGCTATTTGAGCATTTCGCGCCTCGCATAAAGGGCCTGATGCTCAAGGGCGGGTGTAGCCCTGACGAGGCGGAGGAGATCGCCCAAAGCACGATGATCGCGGTGTGGCGGAAGGCGCACCAGTTCGATCCGGCGACAGCCGGCGCCCCCGCCTGGATATTTACGATCGCGCGCAATCTGCGGATCGATCTATTCCGTCACAGGGCGCGTGCAGAGCGCCTGGGAACGAGTGCTGAGTTGCCTGATGCACCGGATCAAGCCGAGGGGGCTGATATCCTGATTTCGCGCGGGCAGGATGCTGCTCGTATCGCATCGGCGATCAAGCAGCTTTCAGCGGAGCAATCCACAGTGGTGAGGCTGTCCTTCATCGAGGAAAGGCCCCACCCGGAAATCGCGAGCGCACTGGGGATTCCGCTTGGAACGGTCAAGTCACGGATCAGGTTAGCGATGAACCGGTTGCGAGACATTTTGGACGAAGAAGCATGA
- a CDS encoding helix-turn-helix domain-containing protein — translation MSVTPLETLLAHKVINLAAELSGAEKRVAGALIDHFNRRTGQCDPSLNTLADLIGMSRRTVMRAVARLERLSLFRKVRHGGKFHRNSYEPIWSSFREAEDRWNARRKFRKQKLASLNVSPSTGQTRHAEGDGHGHQTCSSNSLYKTLAAKRPEESAVRAAPVKGLAAKLPRKQFEASNSRVPTTSSANVARIAAERRWSDNLRCELSTKIAVYGAIVDFIDEPLRSAATEAELNCRGAGLRLVLQRYCDATAKMEDRGE, via the coding sequence ATGTCAGTCACTCCACTAGAGACGCTCCTGGCTCATAAGGTCATAAATCTGGCTGCCGAGCTCTCGGGAGCGGAAAAGCGGGTGGCCGGGGCCCTAATTGATCATTTCAACCGTCGCACAGGACAGTGCGACCCAAGCCTCAATACGCTCGCTGATCTTATTGGCATGAGCCGTCGTACGGTTATGCGTGCGGTCGCTCGCCTAGAACGATTGAGCCTTTTTCGGAAAGTGCGGCACGGTGGGAAGTTCCACCGTAATAGTTACGAACCAATCTGGTCGTCGTTCAGAGAAGCCGAAGATCGATGGAATGCTCGACGCAAATTTCGGAAGCAGAAGCTTGCGTCGCTAAACGTGTCACCTTCGACGGGACAGACGCGACACGCTGAGGGTGACGGCCATGGCCACCAAACCTGTTCTAGCAATTCACTATATAAAACCTTGGCAGCCAAACGTCCTGAAGAATCGGCCGTGCGAGCAGCGCCAGTTAAAGGCTTGGCGGCGAAGTTGCCGAGGAAGCAGTTCGAAGCATCCAATTCTAGAGTGCCGACGACCTCTTCCGCAAACGTGGCCCGTATCGCTGCCGAACGGCGATGGAGCGACAATCTCCGATGTGAGCTGTCGACGAAGATCGCGGTGTACGGAGCAATCGTCGATTTCATTGACGAGCCACTGCGTAGTGCTGCCACGGAAGCTGAACTCAACTGTCGCGGTGCTGGGCTGCGACTTGTCCTTCAGCGCTACTGCGATGCTACCGCGAAGATGGAAGATCGTGGTGAATAG
- a CDS encoding DUF1295 domain-containing protein, protein MILPHVQAIGCIALALCSLMSLAWVVQQRTGNSGWVDAIWSYATGLVGAAAALWPFEDDAPARRVLVAALVLLWSVRLGTHIARRSAGGIDDPRYTKYAREWGADAPRRMFLFLQSQALVSVPLPFAVFLAAHAPASGLRLQDMFGIAIILIAVVGEALADRQLRRFKLSPASAGRVCDVGLWRWSRHPNYFFEWLGWVAYPLIALSPGYGWGWASLAAPAIMYWILVHVTGIPPLEEQMLRSRGDRYRQYQARTSAFFPWPPQQGVL, encoded by the coding sequence ATGATCCTTCCACACGTTCAGGCGATCGGCTGCATTGCGCTGGCCCTCTGCTCCCTGATGAGCCTCGCCTGGGTCGTTCAGCAGCGCACGGGCAATTCCGGCTGGGTCGATGCTATCTGGTCCTACGCGACGGGCCTCGTTGGGGCGGCTGCAGCCCTATGGCCATTCGAGGACGATGCGCCGGCCCGCCGGGTGCTCGTCGCAGCGCTGGTGCTGCTGTGGTCCGTTAGGCTTGGCACACATATCGCGCGCCGCTCCGCAGGGGGAATCGACGATCCCCGCTATACGAAATACGCGCGCGAATGGGGCGCCGATGCGCCTCGCCGGATGTTCCTGTTCCTGCAATCACAGGCGCTGGTTTCTGTGCCACTGCCCTTCGCTGTCTTCCTCGCAGCGCACGCACCGGCGTCCGGACTACGGCTACAGGACATGTTCGGGATCGCCATCATCCTGATTGCCGTCGTCGGCGAGGCATTGGCGGACCGGCAGCTGCGGCGCTTCAAGCTCAGCCCGGCCAGCGCCGGCCGCGTCTGCGATGTCGGCCTTTGGCGCTGGTCGCGTCATCCCAATTATTTCTTCGAATGGCTGGGGTGGGTGGCTTATCCGCTTATCGCGCTATCACCAGGATATGGCTGGGGGTGGGCCAGCCTCGCGGCGCCCGCGATCATGTATTGGATCCTGGTCCACGTGACGGGAATACCGCCGCTCGAGGAGCAAATGCTGCGATCACGCGGGGACCGCTATCGGCAGTATCAGGCTCGCACGAGCGCATTCTTTCCATGGCCGCCGCAGCAGGGTGTGCTGTGA
- a CDS encoding helix-turn-helix domain-containing protein, which yields MKVHQEQCRRLRAIEAAKYLRVSRSTLAKWRMTGIGPPHHRCGARLVYYFVHEIDAWLAACDAAANDKPQ from the coding sequence ATGAAGGTGCATCAAGAACAATGCCGACGACTGCGGGCCATTGAAGCAGCAAAGTACCTCCGCGTAAGCCGATCCACGCTTGCCAAGTGGCGCATGACCGGGATCGGGCCGCCCCATCATCGCTGCGGAGCTCGCCTGGTTTACTATTTCGTACATGAAATCGATGCCTGGTTAGCTGCCTGCGACGCAGCAGCTAATGATAAGCCGCAATGA
- a CDS encoding P-loop NTPase fold protein, whose translation MAVKSNNHVWDYLTYYLGIKHDPGFAVLVSGPWGVGKTYLLKAFLKQEFGGEATNYIYVSLYGLSSVDEIDDALFQAAFPALTGTAAKVAGRVAKAGLKFLKVDPGDWNIKEFLNKFKAKVYVFDDLERCEAPINKVLGYINQFVEHAGAKVIVLANEAEIGADEDYVRRREKLIGKTLHVNSVFDEAFKHFASNIDHQGARAFILANAADIATIYNQSDLNNLRILLQTMWDFERFYAALSQEHVASEEAMVTLLRFLFVLSFEFKAARITEHDIASGRGMTASLIAQLEKDKPKRPIAIAGERYPMVDIDDNILSNELLVDYLVRGVVDADAIRMELKKSRFFISVADEPAWQTVWHWFERSDAEFDAALQKMEEQFKQRAFTRGGEILHVLGLRLFLADQSILQVSRADVVAQGKQYIDDIYQAKKLDIEPSDDARELRFQGWGGLGICEHDTPDYKVLFAHLASTMQRSVEDSYPEKARELLSAMTSDVDSFYRQVSLSHADASHYVRAPVLAKMPVDEFVNALLALHPSAQRLAMMALKSRYEYGSLDQTLQEERPWIIAVHDALGERLPQLSAISRRRFGMLLDWYMQIIKPEPDSENRAAAKPVC comes from the coding sequence ATGGCCGTTAAGAGTAATAACCACGTCTGGGATTATCTAACCTACTATCTCGGAATCAAGCACGACCCAGGCTTTGCAGTTCTCGTTTCCGGGCCTTGGGGCGTGGGCAAGACGTATCTTCTCAAAGCGTTTTTGAAGCAAGAGTTCGGGGGGGAGGCGACTAACTACATTTATGTCAGCTTGTACGGACTTTCGAGCGTCGACGAGATTGACGATGCGCTCTTCCAGGCTGCGTTTCCTGCCTTAACAGGAACAGCCGCCAAGGTGGCTGGCCGCGTAGCCAAAGCTGGCCTGAAATTTCTTAAAGTCGACCCGGGCGACTGGAATATCAAAGAATTTCTGAACAAGTTTAAGGCGAAGGTTTATGTGTTCGATGACCTTGAGCGATGCGAAGCGCCAATCAATAAGGTCCTCGGATACATCAATCAGTTCGTCGAACATGCTGGCGCGAAGGTGATTGTTCTCGCCAACGAGGCGGAAATCGGCGCCGACGAGGACTATGTTCGTCGGCGAGAAAAGCTTATCGGAAAAACATTGCATGTGAATTCTGTATTTGATGAAGCGTTCAAGCATTTTGCTTCGAATATCGACCATCAGGGCGCACGCGCGTTCATTCTGGCCAATGCTGCCGACATAGCGACTATCTACAACCAATCCGATCTCAACAATCTGCGCATCTTGCTGCAGACCATGTGGGATTTTGAGCGCTTCTATGCGGCGCTCTCGCAAGAACACGTGGCCAGCGAAGAAGCCATGGTGACGCTGTTGCGGTTTCTATTTGTGCTGTCGTTCGAGTTCAAGGCGGCGCGCATCACTGAGCATGACATTGCTTCGGGCCGCGGAATGACAGCGAGCCTTATCGCTCAACTCGAGAAGGATAAACCGAAAAGGCCCATCGCGATTGCAGGTGAGCGGTATCCAATGGTGGATATTGATGACAATATCCTGTCGAACGAGCTGCTGGTTGATTACCTCGTGCGAGGCGTTGTTGATGCGGACGCTATTCGTATGGAGCTAAAAAAGAGTCGGTTCTTCATTAGCGTTGCAGATGAACCAGCCTGGCAGACGGTCTGGCATTGGTTCGAGCGGTCCGATGCTGAATTCGATGCTGCCCTGCAAAAGATGGAGGAGCAGTTTAAGCAGCGGGCGTTTACGCGAGGAGGCGAGATCCTTCACGTTCTCGGCCTGCGTCTCTTCCTGGCAGACCAAAGCATCTTGCAAGTTTCGCGAGCCGATGTTGTCGCGCAGGGGAAGCAATATATCGACGACATATACCAAGCGAAAAAGTTAGACATCGAGCCGTCCGACGACGCTCGTGAGCTTCGTTTTCAAGGATGGGGAGGCCTCGGCATTTGCGAGCATGATACGCCCGACTATAAGGTGCTTTTTGCGCATTTGGCATCAACGATGCAGCGTTCAGTCGAGGATAGTTATCCGGAGAAAGCTAGGGAGCTTCTGTCCGCGATGACGTCAGACGTAGATAGCTTCTACCGACAGGTCTCGCTGAGCCATGCCGACGCCAGCCATTACGTTCGTGCCCCGGTTCTTGCCAAAATGCCGGTAGACGAATTCGTAAACGCCTTACTAGCCCTCCACCCAAGCGCACAGCGCTTGGCGATGATGGCGCTCAAAAGTCGCTACGAATATGGCAGCCTCGATCAAACACTGCAGGAAGAAAGGCCGTGGATAATCGCGGTGCACGATGCTCTTGGAGAGCGTCTCCCGCAATTGAGTGCAATTTCACGGCGTCGCTTTGGGATGCTTCTCGACTGGTACATGCAGATAATCAAACCCGAACCAGATTCAGAGAACCGGGCCGCCGCAAAGCCAGTTTGCTGA
- a CDS encoding DUF2177 family protein, with product MNLFLTYLAVAATFVAIDMVWLTIMVDRLYRPVLGDMLRAEPNVSAAAVFYILYPLGLLWFAVLPAQQDGGAVRAFTSGLLLGCFTYATYDLTNQATLRNWSTELSVVDVCWGSFLAGLSAWIGFLIAQKLSH from the coding sequence ATGAACCTTTTCTTGACCTATCTTGCCGTGGCCGCGACCTTCGTTGCCATCGACATGGTCTGGCTGACCATTATGGTCGACAGGCTGTATCGGCCGGTGCTGGGGGACATGCTGCGGGCCGAGCCCAATGTGTCGGCCGCGGCCGTATTCTACATCTTGTATCCCCTCGGCTTGCTCTGGTTTGCCGTGCTGCCGGCGCAGCAAGATGGCGGCGCGGTGCGCGCCTTCACCTCAGGCCTGCTGCTCGGCTGCTTCACCTATGCGACCTACGATCTGACCAATCAGGCCACGCTGCGCAATTGGTCGACCGAGCTAAGCGTTGTCGACGTTTGCTGGGGATCGTTTCTCGCCGGCCTTAGTGCTTGGATTGGATTTCTGATCGCTCAAAAATTGTCGCACTGA
- a CDS encoding DUF2924 domain-containing protein produces MKSSIMAQLAALKGAAAPVLKARWRELFDTEPPAYNRRFLESRLAYRIQELAYGGLSHETTERLKAMAKQYADQKPADRKARPLLRPVAGTKLIREWEGVEHCVTVRHDDFEYLGRPYKSLSSVARQITGTKWNGWVFFGLKNSLGK; encoded by the coding sequence ATGAAATCGTCTATTATGGCACAATTGGCCGCCCTTAAAGGCGCCGCTGCGCCCGTACTTAAGGCTCGCTGGCGCGAACTATTTGATACCGAGCCGCCGGCCTACAACCGGCGCTTCCTGGAAAGCCGACTGGCCTACCGGATCCAGGAACTAGCCTATGGCGGCCTATCTCACGAAACCACCGAACGGCTCAAAGCCATGGCCAAGCAATATGCCGACCAGAAGCCGGCGGATCGGAAGGCTCGGCCGCTTTTGCGGCCCGTCGCCGGGACGAAGCTGATCCGCGAATGGGAGGGCGTGGAGCACTGCGTGACCGTTCGCCACGACGATTTCGAGTATCTCGGGCGCCCCTACAAATCCCTTTCCTCGGTCGCTCGTCAGATCACGGGCACCAAATGGAATGGCTGGGTTTTCTTTGGCCTCAAAAACTCGCTCGGCAAATGA
- a CDS encoding site-specific DNA-methyltransferase: protein MTHATYPEEANARLQIEYWPLDRLIPYARNARTHSQAQIAEIAGSIRAFGFSNPILVSEDADIIAGHGRLAAARKLGLTEAPVVVLRGLTEVQRRQLVLADNRIALNSGWDSKMLSLELADLSGLGADLASIGFSKKELAAALSRVESGLTDENDTPSVVEVAVSQPGDIWQLGPHRVACGDSRDPALVRSLLAGVSPQLMVTDPPYGVEYDPEWRHRRGVNNSKRTGKIRNDEIADWEPTWALYPGEIAYVWHGALRSSIVAESLIKSGFSIRAQIIWAKDRLVMSQGDYHWQHEPCWYAVRKKGNWTGDRKQTTVWNISSGGQDAETKHSTQKPVECMRRPMLNNSSPGQAVYEPFLGSGTTLIAAQSCGRICSASEIDPLFVDVAIRRWQAFTGEKAIRERDGALFEALEQDTLAPDSARDPMA from the coding sequence ATGACACACGCGACGTACCCAGAAGAAGCGAACGCGCGACTTCAGATCGAATACTGGCCGCTTGATCGGCTGATCCCGTACGCGCGCAATGCGCGCACGCATAGTCAGGCTCAGATCGCCGAGATCGCCGGCAGCATTCGCGCCTTCGGGTTTTCGAATCCGATCCTCGTCAGTGAAGATGCAGATATCATCGCGGGACACGGCCGACTGGCCGCTGCTCGCAAGCTTGGTCTGACAGAGGCGCCGGTCGTTGTCCTCCGAGGGTTGACAGAGGTGCAACGCCGCCAGCTGGTGCTTGCCGACAACAGGATTGCGCTGAATTCCGGTTGGGACAGCAAGATGCTGAGCCTCGAATTGGCGGATCTGTCCGGCCTGGGGGCCGATCTCGCCTCTATTGGCTTCAGCAAGAAGGAGTTGGCGGCCGCGCTTTCACGGGTCGAAAGCGGCTTAACGGACGAGAACGATACCCCCTCAGTCGTCGAGGTAGCGGTCTCCCAACCCGGCGACATTTGGCAGCTCGGTCCCCATCGCGTCGCCTGCGGCGATAGTCGAGATCCAGCTCTCGTCCGTTCACTGCTGGCCGGCGTCTCGCCTCAATTGATGGTCACGGATCCGCCCTACGGCGTTGAGTACGATCCGGAATGGCGTCATCGTCGCGGCGTCAACAATTCCAAGCGGACCGGCAAAATCCGGAACGATGAGATCGCTGATTGGGAGCCCACCTGGGCTTTGTATCCAGGCGAGATCGCTTACGTCTGGCATGGTGCTTTACGCTCGTCCATTGTAGCCGAAAGCCTCATCAAGAGCGGCTTTTCGATTCGCGCGCAGATCATCTGGGCAAAGGACCGCTTGGTCATGAGCCAGGGCGATTATCACTGGCAACATGAGCCCTGCTGGTACGCGGTCCGGAAGAAGGGCAACTGGACCGGCGATCGCAAGCAGACGACGGTCTGGAACATCAGTAGCGGCGGGCAGGACGCCGAAACGAAGCATTCGACGCAAAAGCCGGTCGAATGCATGCGCCGGCCGATGCTCAACAACTCCAGTCCTGGACAGGCTGTCTATGAACCCTTCCTTGGAAGCGGAACGACGCTGATCGCGGCGCAATCGTGCGGGCGCATCTGCTCGGCATCCGAGATTGATCCATTGTTCGTCGATGTCGCGATCCGCCGATGGCAGGCCTTCACAGGTGAGAAGGCAATTCGCGAGCGAGACGGCGCGCTCTTTGAAGCGCTGGAACAGGATACGCTCGCGCCGGACAGCGCTCGTGATCCCATGGCGTGA